Genomic segment of Streptosporangium sp. NBC_01755:
GACGTGGTCGAGTACTTCGGCGACCCCGCCACCGGGGGCGACGAGTGCCACATGGCGTTCCACTTCCCGCTGATGCCGCGCATCTTCATGGCGGTCAGGAGGGAGTCGCGTTACCCGATCTCGGAGATCATGGCCCAGACGCCGAAGATCCCGGAGAACTGCCAGTGGGGCATCTTCCTTCGCAACCACGACGAGCTCACGCTTGAGATGGTGACGGACGACGAGCGCGACTACATGTACTCGGAGTACGCCAAGGATCCCCGGATGCGCGCCAACGTCGGCATCCGGCGGCGGCTGGCGCCGCTACTGGAGAACGACCGCAATCAGATCGAGCTGTTCACGGCGTTGCTGCTCTCCCTGCCCGGTTCTCCCGTGCTGTACTACGGCGACGAGATCGGGATGGGGGACAACATCTGGCTGGGCGACCGCGACGGTGTCCGCACCCCGATGCAGTGGAGCCCCGACCGGAACGCGGGATTCTCCGACTGCGACCCCGGCCGTCTGTACCTCCCGGTCATCATGGACCCGATCTACGGCTACCAGGCGCTCAACGTCGAGGCCCAGCAGCGGAGCGCGGGCTCGCTGCTGCACTGGACCAAGCGGATGATCGACATCCGCAAGCGTCATCCGGTCTTCGGCCTCGGCGCGTTCACCGAGCTGAACTCCTCCAACCCGAGCGTCCTGGCCTACGTAAGGGAGCTCGGCGACGACCGGATCCTGTGCGTCAACAACCTCTCCAGGTTCCCTCAGCCGGTGGAACTGGACCTCCGCCGCTTCGAGGGGTCGATTCCGGTGGAGACGATGGGCGGGGTTCCTTTCCCACCAGTTGGCGAGCTTCCGTATCTTTTGACACTTCCTGGGCATGGGTTCTATTGGTTCACCCTGCCACCCGCATCCCAGGAGGCGTAAAGCCGTGTTGACGGAGCTCCTTACCGGTTGGATCACCCATCAACGATGGTTCGCCGGTAAGGGGCGCCCGATCGACGATCTCGTCGTCGACTCGGACCTGGAACTCTCACCACGCCTGCGCCATCTGATCATCTCGGTTCACCAGGCCGGGGCGCGCGACCGCTACCAGCTGCTGCTCGGCACCGACGCGCCCGAGGAGTACCGCTTCAAGCCGGCCCACATCGGCGAGGGCTACTACGACGCCGCCTACGACGCCGACCTCACCTGCACCCTGCTGACCGGCATGGCGGAAGACCGCGATATCGGCCCGCTCCGCTTCCGCCACCTCGACGGAGTGGAGATCGACACCTCCCTGCGGAGCCTGGTGCTCAACGCCGAGCAGTCCAACACCTCCCTCGTGTACGGCGACACCTACATCTGCAAGCTGTTCCGCCGCCTGACCCCCGGGGTCAACCCGGAACTGGAGATCGTCACCGCCCTGGCCCTCCGTGACGGCACCCACATCGCGCAGCCGTACGGCTGGATCGAGACCGAACTCGACGACGAACCCACCACGCTGGCGATGACCCAGGAGTTCCTGTCGAACTCCAACGACGGCTGGGCGCTGGCGCTGGCCAGCGTCCGCGACCTCTACGGCGCCCTGGAGCCCTCGGCCTCGGAGGCGGGCGGCGACTTCAGCGCCGAGGCCTTCCGCCTCGGTGTGGCCACCGCCCAGGTCCACCACGAGATGGCCGCCGCCTTCCCCGTCGACGTGATCGAGTCGCAGGAGGTCAAACGGATGGTCGAGGAGTTCGGCCGCCGCCTGGCCGCCGCGGTCGCCGAGGTGCCCGAACTCCGCGAGCACGTCCACGTCGCCGAGCAGGCGTACCAGCGGGTCTCCGAGGTGGCCAAGGAGATGCCGGTCCAGCGCGTCCACGGCGACTACCACCTCGGCCAGGTGATGCGGACCACCACGGACTGGGTCATCCTCGACTTCGAGGGCGAGCCCGGACAGCCCATCGCCGAGCGCCGGGCCCTGTCCTCGCCGCTGCGTGACGTGGCCGGGATGCTCCGCTCCTTCGACTA
This window contains:
- the treS gene encoding maltose alpha-D-glucosyltransferase — encoded protein: MSQLHEPIPNTFDEEEPRDPYWFKRAVFYEVLIRGFADSNGDGTGDIRGLIQKLDYLQWLGVDCLWLLPLYESPLRDGGYDIADFMKILPDFGDLGDFVKLVDEAHKRGMRVIADLVMNHTSDQHPWFQASRHDPEGPFGDFYVWNDHDELYQDARIIFVDTETSNWSHDPVRGQYYWHRFFSHQPDLNYENPDVQDAMLEVLRFWLDLGIDGFRMDAIPYLFEQDGTNCENLPRTHEYLKRVRSEVDRLYPDRVLLAEANQWPADVVEYFGDPATGGDECHMAFHFPLMPRIFMAVRRESRYPISEIMAQTPKIPENCQWGIFLRNHDELTLEMVTDDERDYMYSEYAKDPRMRANVGIRRRLAPLLENDRNQIELFTALLLSLPGSPVLYYGDEIGMGDNIWLGDRDGVRTPMQWSPDRNAGFSDCDPGRLYLPVIMDPIYGYQALNVEAQQRSAGSLLHWTKRMIDIRKRHPVFGLGAFTELNSSNPSVLAYVRELGDDRILCVNNLSRFPQPVELDLRRFEGSIPVETMGGVPFPPVGELPYLLTLPGHGFYWFTLPPASQEA
- a CDS encoding maltokinase N-terminal cap-like domain-containing protein, with amino-acid sequence MLTELLTGWITHQRWFAGKGRPIDDLVVDSDLELSPRLRHLIISVHQAGARDRYQLLLGTDAPEEYRFKPAHIGEGYYDAAYDADLTCTLLTGMAEDRDIGPLRFRHLDGVEIDTSLRSLVLNAEQSNTSLVYGDTYICKLFRRLTPGVNPELEIVTALALRDGTHIAQPYGWIETELDDEPTTLAMTQEFLSNSNDGWALALASVRDLYGALEPSASEAGGDFSAEAFRLGVATAQVHHEMAAAFPVDVIESQEVKRMVEEFGRRLAAAVAEVPELREHVHVAEQAYQRVSEVAKEMPVQRVHGDYHLGQVMRTTTDWVILDFEGEPGQPIAERRALSSPLRDVAGMLRSFDYAARHLLADHAEADADELRPRAVEWAELNRSAFLAGYSAGGGHLRAEDAVLLRALELDKAAYEIVYEARNRPSWLHIPMAAFETGH